GTCCTGGTTGGCGGGGCCGGCGGTGGCGATGACGCGTGCTCCGCGGGCCGCGGCGAGCTGGACCGCCAGGGTGCCGACCGCTCCGGCCGCGCCGTGCATCAGCACCGTCTCCCCGGCGGCGACGCCCAGCAGGTTCAGGACCCGCTCGGCCGTCTCGCCCGCCACCGGCAACGCGACCGCGTGCTGCCAGTCGAGGTCGGCGGGCTTGGGGGCCACGGTGGTGGCCAGCGCGTACTGGGCGTACGAGCCGGTGTCCGACCATCCCAGCACCTCATCGCCGACCTGCACGTTCTGCACGCCCTCGCCGAGGGCGTCCACCACGCCGGCGAGCTCGTGACCGGGGACGGAGGGGAGCGGCGTGGGGAACGCGGTCTCCATTGCCCCGGACCGGATCTTGCCGTCCAGCGCGTTCAGCCCGGCCGCCTTGACGCGGACGCGGATCTGCCCGGGGCCGGGCTGCGGGACCTCGACGTCCGCCTCGTGCAGCACGTCGGCGCCTCCGAAACGGTCGAACAGGATGGCTTTCATGACGACTCCTCTCGTGCCCCACCCATTTAGGTGGCTGGACACATGATTACCGTAACAGCAAACATGTGGCTAGCCAAGTATTTGCTGTCGCTCGCGCTGGGCAAGAGTGGTCGTGGTCGCGTCGAAGGTTCAACCGGAGCGCCGTGAGGTCGACGCCCTCGCTGCCCACGTCAAGGCGCTCGGCGGCAAGTCGAGGATCGTCGCTGACTTCGGTGATGAGGCCTGTGTCCTCGGCCGGCCCGTCGACGCGCTGCGGCCCAGGTCGATGAGCGGTCCGGTGGGCAGGCTCGCGCCTTGACGTCAGGGACGATGCCCCCAGGTGCCATTGAGGTGATCTCGGCACGCGGTGGCGGCTACGGCCCCGGCGCCCCCACGACGGCCTGGACTGCGTCGTGCCCGCTCGGGAGACGACCCTGGGCCACTCGCACGCCCTCGGACCCGACGTGGCCACGGTGCCCCCCCGAGCCGACCCTGGCCCCGCACAACCCGGCGATGGCCCCCCTCGTCCCGCTGTGCGAGGCGTCCCTCGCCGACGCACACGAGCCGGTGCCGGTCGCTGAGATCAGGCCTCCTGCTTGGCGTCGATCTCGGCGATCAGTGCCTCGATGCGGGTCTTGATCTCGTCGCGGATCGGGCGCACGGCCTCGACGCCCTTGCCGGCCGGGTCCTCCAGGGCCCAGTCGAGGTACTTCTTGCCGGGGAAGATCGGACAGGCGTCGCCGCAGCCCATGGTGATGACGTAGTCGGACGCCTGAACGGCCTCGGTGGTGAGGACCTTCGGCTTCGCGTCGGCGATGTCGACGCCGACTTCCTTCATCGCCTCGACCGCGGCCGGGTTGACCTGGTCGCCGGGGACGGAGCCGGCCGAGCGGACCTCGATCCGGTCGCCCGCGAGGTCGGACAGGAATCCGGCGGCCATCTGCGACCGGCCGGCGTTGTGGACGCAGACGAACAGCACGGAGGCGAGCGGGCTGGAGGACATCGGTTCTTCCTTCATGAGTCGATCAAGATGCGTGGAGCGCAGTCGGGTTCAGGTGCTCGGCGGCGAGGCGAGCGGTGCGGTGATCCGCACGTCGATCTCGTCGCGGATGCCGCGTGCGACGGCTGTCGGGGCGCCCTCGGCGTCGGTGACCGGCCGGTCCGGGTCGCGGCGGCCGGGCCGTACGGGGCGGGCGTCCCCACGGCCCATGGTGATGACGATGTCGGCGGCCCGCACGACCTCGCTCGTCAGCGGCTCGCGCACCGCGTCCGCAAGGTCGAGAAGCGGTCATGGGATCCCCCTTCGGGGCATGGGTCTCCCCGTGCGTGGGGACGCGAGCCCCAAGGATCACCCGGGCTGGTATCAGCCTGGAATGATGTGACAGTATCAGCCCATGATGATGTCAGTCGACACTGATCTGATGCGGGTTCTCGCGGACCCGGTCCGGCTCCAGATCGTCACCCTGCTCGCCGAGGAGACGCTGTGCAGCACGCACCTGATCGAGGAGACGGGCGTCAGGCAGACCAACCTCTCCAACCATCTGAAGGTGCTGCGCGAGGCCGGGGTCGTGGAGACGGAGCCGTGCGGCCGGTTCACCTACTACCGGCTCAGGCCCGATGTCATCGCCTCTCTCGCGGGACAGTTCGCCGCTCTCGCCGAGGCGGCGCGCGCCACCGCCGAGAACAACGTCAAGCGGTCCTGCCCCTGACCCGGCGGCCGACGCCGTCGCACGCACCGAGGAGTCCTGTTGACCGCCACTGAGGCCACCGAGAACGACCGCGCCGGAGAAGCCGCAGTCGCTTCGGCCGTGACGGGGCACGAGCCGCAGCCCGCCCCGGGCGCCACCCCGCCCCGCGCACCCCTGACCGCCAGGGCGACGGCCGAGTTCATCGGCACCGCCCTCCTGGTCGCCGTCGTGATCGGCTCCGGCATCCAGGCCGCCGAGCTCACGCGCGATGTCGGTGTGCAGCTGCTGGCCAACTCGATCGCCACGGTCTTCGGCCTCGGCGTCCTGATCCTGCTCCTGGGCCCGGTCTCGGGCGCCCACTTCAACCCCGTGGTCACCCTGGCCGAGTGGTGGACGGCGCGGCGCGGCGGCGACGGCGTCACGGCCCGCGAGGCGGCCGTCTACGTCCCCGTGCAGGTCGTCGGCGCGATCGCCGGCGCCATCCTGGCCGACGCGATGTTCGGCAAGCCGTTGGCCGAGTGGTCCACCCACGACCGCTCGGCCGGGAACCTCCTGCTGGGCGAGGTGGTGGCCACCGCCGGCCTGGTCCTGCTGATCTTCGGCCTGGCCCGCACCGGCCGGCTCCGCTTCGCACCCGTCGCGGTCGCCTCGTACATCGGCGCCGCGTACTGGTTCACCTCGTCCACGTCCTTCGCCAACCCTGCGGTGACGGTAGGGCGCACCTTCTCCGACACCTTCGCGGGCATCGCGCCCGGCTCCCTCGCGGGCTTCGTCGGCGCACAACTCATCGGCGGCACCCTCGGCCTGGCCCTGGTCGCGCTCGTCTTCCGCCCGGTCCGGTCGGCCGCATGAGCCGTGGCACGTAGGCGGTGGTGATCGGCGGCGGTCCATCCGGGCTCGCCGCCGGTTCTGCCCGCACCGTCCTCGCGGTCCGTCCGGACGGCTCAGCCCAGGGTGCCGAGCATCTGTCCCATCGCGGCCACCACCGACGGCTCCACCTTGTAGTACACCCACGTGCCGCGCCGCTCGGAGGTGAGCAGGCCGGCCGCCTTGAGCTTCTTCAGGTGGTGGGAGACGGTCGGCTGGGAGACCCCGACGTCGGAGATGTCGCACACGCACGCCTCACCGCCCTCGTGCGAGGCGACCAGCGAGAACAGCCGGAGCCGCACCGGATCGCCGAGCGCCTTGAACATCGCGGCGGTCCGTTCGGCTTCCTCGGCCGTCAGTGGACGCTCGGTGAGCGGCGGGCAGCATGGCACGACGTCCTCGGCGACCTCCTTCGGGGCCAACAGCGGCAACGCCTTGATGTTCGACATACGTCTATGTTGACACATGTCGAACCAGGCGGGCGAGGGTCGCTCGATGGTGCGCTTCATCAGCGGCCCGGGCCGCGTCCCGGCCCGCACCTCGCAGCGAATCGGACGAGAGGCTGCGCTGCCGCTCCCGACCGGCGAAGGCCGGTCCGGACGGAGGCGGCGACCCCTTCGTGATGCCGCCGGTGTCCGATGTCGTCCAGGGCGCCGTCGGGACCGGCGAGGAAGGACAGGTCCGGCCGGTAGTCCGACTGCCGGCCCCGATGGCGACGACGTCGATGTGCGCCATGAAGGGATCCCCTTGGTTTCGATGAATGTCTATGTTGACGCTCATCGATACAGGTGCCATGCTGGGCCGCGCAAGCCATCGACGGATGTCGAAACAAGCAAGGAGTCGCCGTGAACGCGCCTGCCCTCACCGAGCTGCCCGTCGTCGTGATCGGAGCCGGTCCCGCCGGTCTTGCCGCCGCCGCTCACCTCGTCGACCAGGGCCTGGAGCCGCTCGTCCTGGAGGCCGGACCGGCCGCGGGAGCAGCGGTACGGGAGTGGTCGCACGTGAAGCTGTTCTCCACGTGGGGCGAAGTGGTCGACCCGACCGCCGAGAAGCTCCTCGCTCCGACCGGCTGGACCCGGCCCGACCCGGCGACCTACCCCTCCGGCGGCGACTGGGCGGCGCAGTACCTGGAGCCCCTCGCCGAGGTCCTCGGCAGGCGTGTCCGCTTCGGCGCGACCGTGACCGGTGTTTCGAGGAGCGGCCGGGATCGCATCGTCGACGCCGACCGCGAGAGCCAGCCCTTCGTCGTGCACGTCGCGTACGCCGACGGTCGCGAGGAGCGGATCTTCGCCCGTGCGGTGATCGACGCGTCCGGCACCTGGACCACGCCCTCCCCGGCCGGCGCCGGCGGGCTTCCCGCCCTCGGCGAGAAGGCGGCGGCCGACCGCGTCGCCTACCGGGTCCCCGACCTCAAGGACCCCGCCGCCCGGGCCCGCTACGCAGGCAGGCGCACGGCGGTCGTCGGCTCCGGAGCGTCCGCCTTCACCGCACTCGCCTATCTGGCCGACCTCGCCGAGTCCGAGGACGGCACGGGCACGAAGGCGGTGTGGGTCCTGCGCCGCGGCATCTCCGGCTCCACCTTCGGCGGCGGCTCGGCCGACCAGCTGCCCGCACGCGGTGCGCTGGGCCTGGCGGCGAAGGCCGCGGTGGACGACGGCCACGCCGACGCGGTCACGGGCTTTCGCACCGACGCCATCGAACGCGACGCCGGCGGCCGGCTGGTCCTGATCGCCGAGGACGGCCGACGGCTGGAGCCGGTGGACGAGGTCATCGTGCTGACCGGGTTCCGCCCCGACCTGTCCTTCCTGTCCGAGGTCCGCCTCGACCTCGATGAGCGCCTCCAGGCCCCGGTCGGGCTGGCACCGCTGATCGACCCCAACCAGCACTCGTGCGGCACCGTCTACCCGCACGGTCACCGCGAACTGTCCCACCCCGAACAGGGCGTCTACCTCGTCGGGACGAAGTCCTACGGACGCGCCCCGACGTTCCTGGCGATGACCGGGTACGAGCAGGTCCGCTCCGTCGCCGCCGCGATCGCCGGTGACCTGGAATCCGCCGACCGCGTCGAACTCACCCTCCCGGAGACCGGGGTGTGCGGCGGCGCCGGACTGTTCGACGCCCCCGAGGGCGACCAGGACGCCGGCGGCTGCTGCGCGCCCGCGCCCGCCCTCGTTCAGATCGGTGCCGTCCCGGCCGTCGAGCCGAACGGGGAGAACCAGGCCGGCGGCTGCTGCGGCTCGTGACCGACCTCCACCCTCACCGACGGGGCCGCGACCGGAACAGGGGACCGGCCGCGGCCTCGTGCCGCCCTGCCCGGGCTCTGCGTCACCCGGATCACGACACAGCCGTCAAGATCCTCGAAGGACTCGAAGCGCGCCGCAGGGCTCTGGCATCGGTCAGTCCGTCGTCGCCGACGGTGAAGCATGCGGGGAGAGGGCCTGTTCGGCCCAGATCGTCTTGCCGGTGTACGTCTGGCGAGTGCCCCACCCCTGGGTGAGCTGAGCGACGAGGAGCAGGCCGCGGCCGCCTTCGTCGAAGG
The window above is part of the Streptomyces sp. NBC_00425 genome. Proteins encoded here:
- a CDS encoding NADP-dependent oxidoreductase; the protein is MKAILFDRFGGADVLHEADVEVPQPGPGQIRVRVKAAGLNALDGKIRSGAMETAFPTPLPSVPGHELAGVVDALGEGVQNVQVGDEVLGWSDTGSYAQYALATTVAPKPADLDWQHAVALPVAGETAERVLNLLGVAAGETVLMHGAAGAVGTLAVQLAAARGARVIATAGPANQDYLTSLGATATLYGEGLVERVRALAPDGVDAVFDLAGKGALDDSIALRGGTERIVTIADFRAHQLGITFSSGGRERSAARLAALAQDAATGKLVTTVTAYPLDQAATAQQVSDAGHVRGKLVLTLD
- a CDS encoding arsenate reductase ArsC is translated as MSSSPLASVLFVCVHNAGRSQMAAGFLSDLAGDRIEVRSAGSVPGDQVNPAAVEAMKEVGVDIADAKPKVLTTEAVQASDYVITMGCGDACPIFPGKKYLDWALEDPAGKGVEAVRPIRDEIKTRIEALIAEIDAKQEA
- a CDS encoding ArsR/SmtB family transcription factor; amino-acid sequence: MMMSVDTDLMRVLADPVRLQIVTLLAEETLCSTHLIEETGVRQTNLSNHLKVLREAGVVETEPCGRFTYYRLRPDVIASLAGQFAALAEAARATAENNVKRSCP
- a CDS encoding aquaporin, whose product is MTATEATENDRAGEAAVASAVTGHEPQPAPGATPPRAPLTARATAEFIGTALLVAVVIGSGIQAAELTRDVGVQLLANSIATVFGLGVLILLLGPVSGAHFNPVVTLAEWWTARRGGDGVTAREAAVYVPVQVVGAIAGAILADAMFGKPLAEWSTHDRSAGNLLLGEVVATAGLVLLIFGLARTGRLRFAPVAVASYIGAAYWFTSSTSFANPAVTVGRTFSDTFAGIAPGSLAGFVGAQLIGGTLGLALVALVFRPVRSAA
- a CDS encoding ArsR/SmtB family transcription factor produces the protein MSNIKALPLLAPKEVAEDVVPCCPPLTERPLTAEEAERTAAMFKALGDPVRLRLFSLVASHEGGEACVCDISDVGVSQPTVSHHLKKLKAAGLLTSERRGTWVYYKVEPSVVAAMGQMLGTLG
- a CDS encoding NAD(P)-binding domain-containing protein; this translates as MNAPALTELPVVVIGAGPAGLAAAAHLVDQGLEPLVLEAGPAAGAAVREWSHVKLFSTWGEVVDPTAEKLLAPTGWTRPDPATYPSGGDWAAQYLEPLAEVLGRRVRFGATVTGVSRSGRDRIVDADRESQPFVVHVAYADGREERIFARAVIDASGTWTTPSPAGAGGLPALGEKAAADRVAYRVPDLKDPAARARYAGRRTAVVGSGASAFTALAYLADLAESEDGTGTKAVWVLRRGISGSTFGGGSADQLPARGALGLAAKAAVDDGHADAVTGFRTDAIERDAGGRLVLIAEDGRRLEPVDEVIVLTGFRPDLSFLSEVRLDLDERLQAPVGLAPLIDPNQHSCGTVYPHGHRELSHPEQGVYLVGTKSYGRAPTFLAMTGYEQVRSVAAAIAGDLESADRVELTLPETGVCGGAGLFDAPEGDQDAGGCCAPAPALVQIGAVPAVEPNGENQAGGCCGS